The sequence CATCATTTTCTTCTGAATTATGATTACCAGTTGTGATTTGCATCCTCTGTTTTAATGGATGGTTGTTATTTTCCagttgattgattgatgatATTTGCAGGACACCTTGTGTAAAGCTATTTTTCCTAATGCAGCATCtgttatctaattatttttttccagaatTTACAGCTTGATTATCTTAAAGTCTATCTCTCTCTCCACTGACAGGGGCATCAGGGTTGTGTCAATTCGATAGCATGGAATTCTAAAGGTTCGCTCTTGATTTCTGGATCAGATGACACACGGGTATGATACCTCTTTATATAATTGAAGATTTCTTTTTTAGTGTTTCACGTGCAGTAAAAATATTTGGACTAATAAACAGAAAAGTTGAATTCGTGTTATGTGTGAGATTTTGCTTGGTTGCAATTTGTGTTATTCAACTTACTGTGATTTCGAAGATTGCAGACCTCGTAGAAGGGACATCTACGATTCTGAACACATATGTTGTTTGATTGGGTTGAACTAGCTGTTAAAAAAAGTGGGATGGGGTTGAGGAAAATGGACAGAGTAGAAAGTGACTAATGAGTAATGTTACTTTAGAGCTTTGAACTCCtctgaaagaaaaatttgatgCACTGAAGGAGAGGGTGATTGCTGTAGGCACACAcagatattttcatttattgaaaGAGGAGAGATATTCATCTTGCATCAATTTTTGCAGATGAATATTTGGAACTACGCTGGTCGAAAGCTTTTGCATTCTATAGATACCGGGCATTCTGCAAATATATTCTGCACTAAATTTGTTCCTGAAACATCTGATGAGCTTGTGGTTGCTGGAGCCGGAGATGCAGAAGTAATGTTGTGATGAATTGAATTTTCTAAAGCTGAAGCTCTATTCTcgagttaattatttttgtaacttGCTCtgaccttttctcatttcagGTTCGCTTGTTTAATTTGTCTCGCTTGAGTGGAAGGAGTCCTGATGATAATTCTATCGCTCCATCAGCACTGTATCAGTGTCATACAAGAAGAGTGAAAAAATTAGCTGTAAGATCTCATTGTACAGATTACCTAGTTGGCTACTTTTCTGTGCGTGCTTATGTATTTTTTCTCCAGCAGTGGGTCCCTCTGAACCTCCAAAACTAGTCCTTGGCTTGTTTTatgaacatggaaaaaaaaaattcaaatatttttgcttGTTTGGTTTGGCAAATTTTTCCATTTGTCTTATTGCTTTGGCCTTTTAGTAATCACAACCTTCACCTCCCTTGCAGGTTGAAGTTGGAAACCCCAACGTGGTCTGGAGTGCAAGTGAAGATGGAACACTTAGACAGCATGATTTTCGGGAGGGTGCTTCATGCCCTCCAGCAGGATCTTCCCATGAATGTCGCAATATTCTGGTTAGTTTCAGGAGAGCTGAAAATTCTTCTGTCTTGAATTTAGTTTTACTGCTGTGTTAAAGTTTTGATAGCAATACTTTGGATCGGATAGTTATGCTGTTTTTGTGATGAAATGCTGTTTGTTTTGTGTTGATTGTCTTTGATTGGTTGTTACCATTAGTTCCATGTCCTGTCATTAATGATCATTAGAGGTGTCATCTTTCAGTATTTGAGAGTTAAAAAGAAGATACTTGCATTCATTTTCCATATGAGGCACACTAAATCTATATGTAGTAGTGTTGGCATCTGGGTTATTAGCTTAAGTTGTACGGTATACTTTTTGTCAAGTGTGGCAATGATGACTCACCAAAAGGCTGTCTAACTTGTGTGTGGAGCTAACAGGTTAAAGTTCAGAACCTCTCAATATCTATTTCATTTCCGAAATAACATACCTTAATATGTTTAGTTCAAACCTTAGTCAATGTTATTTAAATGTGTTACCACTATTAATTAGCTTGAATGCCAGCAACACATATAGTGCTTATGTTTACAAGTTATAGAGGTATTTTTGTCCCTTGACCTTTTGATTAATGCAGTTAAAACATTCAGAAAACTATTTATGATGTTTGCTTTATCTCTGTTTGCTTGCCTTTCTGATTCTGGGGTGCTTGTTTGTGAAAATTTTCCCCTCATCAAGCCTCTATATTTgaacataattgtttttcacaTTTAGTACGTGATGACAGCTTGACTTGCGGTCTGGAGCAAAGAGGTCATTAGCAGATCCACCTAAGCAAACCCTTGCTCTGAGATCTTGTGATATCAGTACCAGTCGGCCTCATTTGCTCCTAGTTGGTGGGAGGTCTGAGCTGATGCCATCTGAgttctatttttcttaattttttcccttcatAAATGTTGTTTCTTAACTGATTTCTCTTGAAATGTTTGCAGTGATGCCTTTGCTCGATTATATGATAGACGGATGCTGCCTCCACTGACTTCCTGCAGGAAAAGGATGTCCCCACCACCTTGTGTTAACTATTTCTGCCCAATGCACCTTTCTGAGCGTGTCAGTTCATAATTTCTGAACTAGTTGTTACTTAATTATCTGATCTGATTGTGAACTGCaccatcttttatttattggagaaggagaaaaaagatgATACAATTCATCCTATCTACTTAGATTATTGTGTTAGATCATGAAGATATAATTAGTTCATAGCATAACTCTCGAAATCCTTGTAAACATGCTCATGTTGGTCCGATATCATCTTCTTGTcaaattgcttttattttatggCTTGTTTCTACAATTGTTCTATCCTCTCAATTCTCATAGAAAAAATGTCATTAGAATTTATAATAACGTTGCAGTTGTGTATTTCTTAGACCTTGCATCTtggtctccttttcttttcagggaCGTTCAAGCTTGCACCTTACTCATGTTACATTTAGTCCAAATGGGGATGAGGTTCTCCTAAGTTATAGCGGAGAGCATGTATACCTAATGAATGTCAATCACAGTAAGCTCCTTCACCTTGTGAGCTTGGCTTTATTCCTGTTTAGTTTGTTTCTTCAACCTGCTAAGTGATATTTTTATAACGACTTGGTTTTGGAATTCCTTTGTAAACACTCAAGGTAGTGTCTACACTCCAGATAAACAATGTTGTATGAAGTTTCTGGTGTGAATTTTGAAGTCAATGCATTGCTAGCTTCGGATATGATCTACAATTTGATATATGGTGGTCGTGATTTGTGTGCTGAACTGTTTCTGTCATTAATCTGTTTGTCATTCTAGTTATCAGTTGGTTATACATTGATTGGTTAATGTCTTAAGTTGTTGTGAATTGCAGGTGGGGGCACTGCTGTGCGATATACTATTGGAGATACTTCAAAATTGATGACCTTCGCCCCTACACTCAATGGACTAGAGCTACAACCGCTACCATCTTGTGTATTCAAACATCAGAGTCATTCCAAAACCAATGGTTCTTCCATGGTGAGtttctttgttaattatatttgttgtaGGCATATGTGTTGTTTTGATGCTAATGAGCTGGGGTCATGCCTGCTGTTCTTcatttatatattgatgatcAGTCTAACGTGGCTGTTACAGCTTGAGAAGTGTAGAAAGCTGGTTCAAATTGCTGAAAAATCCTTAGAGGAAGGGACATGTTATTTCTATGGAATTGAAGCCTGCAATGAAGTTTTGGATGGCCATGGTCGTgttattggcccaacgcttagGCATGAATGTCTCTGCATTCGTGCAGCCTTGTTGCTTAAGGTCTCTTAAAGATTTTGTTCATCAAGTTGTTTCtgcatcatttatttttcatggatcATCACTAAGgtactgtgtttttttttatcttctagaGGAAATGGAAAAACGATGTTCACATGGCCATAAGAGATTGTTTTAATGCTCGCAGAATTGACAGTTCGTCCTTCAGAGCCCTCTATTATATGTCTGAAGCTTTGTCACGGGTAAGCTCGTTGTATGAATCACCACTTTGTCTCATCAAATATGCGGTTTGCTGCCAGTCAATTGCACTGGTGAACCAGACTGATGGCCCTGCTGCCATCTTAATTCTACTCTTTGACCAAATATCCTGGATCATGTTTATGAAAGCATGatgtataataatttattttaccaaTTATCACTTGTTTGGTGCATGCATAATATTTGGAATCTGAACAAATGCTAAGTGAAGTGTAAGCAATGATGAAAATGAGCTGATAATGTCATTTATTTATAACGATGAAAATGAATTGAtgatatcatttatttattgttctgtTATGGTTTGTTCCTTATTCCTAGTTTCTTGCAGCTGGGAAAACATAAGGAAGCTCTAGAATTCTCCATTGCTGCCCAATGTTCAGCACCAGGAAATACTGAAGTAGCAGCATTGATGGAGGATATAAGAAAGAATCTTGCTACAGGTTTGTATATTGCAATATCTAGTGCTTTTGTTGTTTCCCCTTAATTGAACTGTTCAGACAAGGAACCCATTTTGATAAAGAATTCAGCAGTTTTTGTAATACACTGAGTAACTTTATCATGTAAAGAATGTTGAACACCTTATTTTCCCTTTACTTAATGGACTTCTATTTGCATTTACCAATATAAAGCTTTGATTTTGCGGGAACAACTTATAAACAACACTCTGTATTGGTATTTATCAATTGCATAAAATGAGTGCAACTCCCGGTGTCAACTCATTGTTTTACGTCTTTGTTTTTAACTCATGTACTTGCTAGAAAATGAGTTAAGCATTAGAAGAGAGATGTTGCTATAGAACTATATTTATTTACTGCTCAGCCCTTAAGTTGGTAGAGGCAGTGtatcaattaaattgattctgaCTATACCTATCCAGGGTGTGTAATTTTTATGCTATGTATCTAATATAGAGAGGGAAGTGTACTCTGGGTGCTCTACATCCATTAGATCTCCCAatgttttctttctccttttccacATCCTTGGAAACTCAACAAGTATTAGATGCATTTGTTTAATGCATCTGCACCTTAAACATTAGTAGATATAATATGCTGTTTATCTCTAGGTCTCAATATCAGTTCTATTGGATTTAAGGTCCACTTTGTTTTATCTAGGCAGTGTTGAATATAACAATCCATGGCAATTCATATTTTAGTTGCAATCTTGGGCCCTAGATCAATCATCTTATAATATAGCAATTACATAATTCTTCTTTTAGTTATTTGGAAGTTGTAGAAATGGATAAATTGAATTGTACAAAATGTTAAATCTTACATTTTTTCCTTGAGGAGAACTGtattagttgatttatttggtGTTTCATAACATTGACCGTCTCTTCCCAAGACTATATCTGCATCTGTTGCATATTTGCATGTCCAGCTGAAGCTGGAAAAAGTAGCAAGGACAATGACGGGGCAACAAGGTCTGAAACCCGAAATGGACGAGCACTGTCATTGAGTGATATACTCTATCACTCAGAGGCAAATAGTGATGCTTCACATGATGGTCCAGGGTCTGATAGAGAAGATTCTGACTATGATGAGGAGCTGGAGTTGGACTTTGAAACATCAGTATCAGGTGATGAAGGGCGTGATGTTGAACCAAACATTCTTCATGGAAGTTTGAATCTCAGGATACATAGGAGAGGTGATTCAGCTAGAGATTCAAGCTGTACAAATGGTTCGTGTGGGTCGCCTTCATCATCACAAAATGATCGAACACCTTATCAGGTTAGCATGATCTTAAATAGTAATATTGTGTGTAGTTATGTATCAAAATATTCATTCTTTTTGAAATCTTGGGCTTCCTCTCATGTATGTTACTATTTGGGAAAAATCACCTctatttgaaagtttattttgtaaAGGTTGATTGGGTGTCCCCAAGGTTAAGATCTAAAGGGGGAAAATACTAAATTTGGATATAGTTTCGACTAGCAGTTTAGTGTATGTTATAAGATTGACTTATTTGTATTGTTCAATTCTCTGTCTCTACCTCTCACACACGCACGCACACAATGCACACACATGGATGCATGTGCACACACGCATGTGCATGCTCACAGATGTACATTTGTTTTTCACTCTGGTTCAGCAttttttgtctctctctctgctAGTTGATATATTCTAAGCTGGTATTGCAGCCGGAGACTGTCATTGATATGAAGCAGAGATATGTCGGGCACTGTAATGTTGGGACTGATATAAAACAGGCTAGTTTTCTTGGGCAAAGAGGTTGGTTTCTTATAGATCTCCTATACTTTCTTAGCACCTAAGATGTAAATCAGTTTGGGTCGCTTTTAGTTCTTGATGTTAATAAAGTTAGGAATT is a genomic window of Populus alba chromosome 5, ASM523922v2, whole genome shotgun sequence containing:
- the LOC118036704 gene encoding protein ALTERED SEED GERMINATION 2 isoform X4, whose translation is MDNYGFHDGNICNMLESRHRPDVNHSLQMHSSLIRRLSQERELEGHQGCVNSIAWNSKGSLLISGSDDTRMNIWNYAGRKLLHSIDTGHSANIFCTKFVPETSDELVVAGAGDAEVRLFNLSRLSGRSPDDNSIAPSALYQCHTRRVKKLAVEVGNPNVVWSASEDGTLRQHDFREGASCPPAGSSHECRNILLDLRSGAKRSLADPPKQTLALRSCDISTSRPHLLLVGGSDAFARLYDRRMLPPLTSCRKRMSPPPCVNYFCPMHLSERGRSSLHLTHVTFSPNGDEVLLSYSGEHVYLMNVNHSGGTAVRYTIGDTSKLMTFAPTLNGLELQPLPSCVFKHQSHSKTNGSSMLEKCRKLVQIAEKSLEEGTCYFYGIEACNEVLDGHGRVIGPTLRHECLCIRAALLLKRKWKNDVHMAIRDCFNARRIDSSSFRALYYMSEALSRLGKHKEALEFSIAAQCSAPGNTEVAALMEDIRKNLATAEAGKSSKDNDGATRSETRNGRALSLSDILYHSEANSDASHDGPGSDREDSDYDEELELDFETSVSGDEGRDVEPNILHGSLNLRIHRRGDSARDSSCTNGSCGSPSSSQNDRTPYQPETVIDMKQRYVGHCNVGTDIKQASFLGQRGDYVASGSDDGRWFIWEKQTGRLIKMLLGDEAVVNCIQCHPFDCVVATSGIDNTIKIWTPSASVPSIVAGGAAGPETSNVLEAMESNQRRLCHNREAILPFELLERFRMHEFTEGTLHPFECAQS
- the LOC118036704 gene encoding protein ALTERED SEED GERMINATION 2 isoform X3, whose product is MDNYGFHDGNICNMLESRHRPDVNHSLQMHSSLIRRLSQERELEGHQGCVNSIAWNSKGSLLISGSDDTRMNIWNYAGRKLLHSIDTGHSANIFCTKFVPETSDELVVAGAGDAEVRLFNLSRLSGRSPDDNSIAPSALYQCHTRRVKKLAVEVGNPNVVWSASEDGTLRQHDFREGASCPPAGSSHECRNILLDLRSGAKRSLADPPKQTLALRSCDISTSRPHLLLVGGSDAFARLYDRRMLPPLTSCRKRMSPPPCVNYFCPMHLSERGRSSLHLTHVTFSPNGDEVLLSYSGEHVYLMNVNHSGGTAVRYTIGDTSKLMTFAPTLNGLELQPLPSCVFKHQSHSKTNGSSMLEKCRKLVQIAEKSLEEGTCYFYGIEACNEVLDGHGRVIGPTLRHECLCIRAALLLKRKWKNDVHMAIRDCFNARRIDSSSFRALYYMSEALSRLGKHKEALEFSIAAQCSAPGNTEVAALMEDIRKNLATAEAGKSSKDNDGATRSETRNGRALSLSDILYHSEANSDASHDGPGSDREDSDYDEELELDFETSVSGDEGRDVEPNILHGSLNLRIHRRGDSARDSSCTNGSCGSPSSSQNDRTPYQPETVIDMKQRYVGHCNVGTDIKQASFLGQRGDYVASGSDDGRWFIWEKQTGRLIKMLLGDEAVVNCIQCHPFDCVVATSGIDNTIKIWTPSASVPSIVAGGAAGPETSNVLEAMESNQRRLCHNREAILCSPFELLERFRMHEFTEGTLHPFECAQS
- the LOC118036704 gene encoding protein ALTERED SEED GERMINATION 2 isoform X1; protein product: MDNYGFHDGNICNMLESRHRPDVNHSLQMHSSLIRRLSQERELEGHQGCVNSIAWNSKGSLLISGSDDTRMNIWNYAGRKLLHSIDTGHSANIFCTKFVPETSDELVVAGAGDAEVRLFNLSRLSGRSPDDNSIAPSALYQCHTRRVKKLAVEVGNPNVVWSASEDGTLRQHDFREGASCPPAGSSHECRNILLDLRSGAKRSLADPPKQTLALRSCDISTSRPHLLLVGGSDAFARLYDRRMLPPLTSCRKRMSPPPCVNYFCPMHLSERGRSSLHLTHVTFSPNGDEVLLSYSGEHVYLMNVNHSGGTAVRYTIGDTSKLMTFAPTLNGLELQPLPSCVFKHQSHSKTNGSSMLEKCRKLVQIAEKSLEEGTCYFYGIEACNEVLDGHGRVIGPTLRHECLCIRAALLLKRKWKNDVHMAIRDCFNARRIDSSSFRALYYMSEALSRLGKHKEALEFSIAAQCSAPGNTEVAALMEDIRKNLATDYICICCIFACPAEAGKSSKDNDGATRSETRNGRALSLSDILYHSEANSDASHDGPGSDREDSDYDEELELDFETSVSGDEGRDVEPNILHGSLNLRIHRRGDSARDSSCTNGSCGSPSSSQNDRTPYQPETVIDMKQRYVGHCNVGTDIKQASFLGQRGDYVASGSDDGRWFIWEKQTGRLIKMLLGDEAVVNCIQCHPFDCVVATSGIDNTIKIWTPSASVPSIVAGGAAGPETSNVLEAMESNQRRLCHNREAILCSPFELLERFRMHEFTEGTLHPFECAQS
- the LOC118036704 gene encoding protein ALTERED SEED GERMINATION 2 isoform X5, with protein sequence MDNYGFHDGNICNMLESRHRPDVNHSLQMHSSLIRRLSQERELEGHQGCVNSIAWNSKGSLLISGSDDTRMNIWNYAGRKLLHSIDTGHSANIFCTKFVPETSDELVVAGAGDAEVRLFNLSRLSGRSPDDNSIAPSALYQCHTRRVKKLAVEVGNPNVVWSASEDGTLRQHDFREGASCPPAGSSHECRNILLDLRSGAKRSLADPPKQTLALRSCDISTSRPHLLLVGGSDAFARLYDRRMLPPLTSCRKRMSPPPCVNYFCPMHLSERGRSSLHLTHVTFSPNGDEVLLSYSGEHVYLMNVNHSGGTAVRYTIGDTSKLMTFAPTLNGLELQPLPSCVFKHQSHSKTNGSSMLEKCRKLVQIAEKSLEEGTCYFYGIEACNEVLDGHGRVIGPTLRHECLCIRAALLLKRKWKNDVHMAIRDCFNARRIDSSSFRALYYMSEALSRLGKHKEALEFSIAAQCSAPGNTEVAALMEDIRKNLATDYICICCIFACPAEAGKSSKDNDGATRSETRNGRALSLSDILYHSEANSDASHDGPGSDREDSDYDEELELDFETSVSGDEGRDVEPNILHGSLNLRIHRRGDSARDSSCTNGSCGSPSSSQNDRTPYQPETVIDMKQRYVGHCNVGTDIKQASFLGQRGDYVASGSDDGRWFIWEKQTGRLIKMLLGDEAVVNCIQCHPFDCVVATSGIDNTIKIWTPSASVPSIVAGGAAGPETSNVLEAMESNQRRLCHNREAILFMC
- the LOC118036704 gene encoding protein ALTERED SEED GERMINATION 2 isoform X2, which gives rise to MDNYGFHDGNICNMLESRHRPDVNHSLQMHSSLIRRLSQERELEGHQGCVNSIAWNSKGSLLISGSDDTRMNIWNYAGRKLLHSIDTGHSANIFCTKFVPETSDELVVAGAGDAEVRLFNLSRLSGRSPDDNSIAPSALYQCHTRRVKKLAVEVGNPNVVWSASEDGTLRQHDFREGASCPPAGSSHECRNILLDLRSGAKRSLADPPKQTLALRSCDISTSRPHLLLVGGSDAFARLYDRRMLPPLTSCRKRMSPPPCVNYFCPMHLSERGRSSLHLTHVTFSPNGDEVLLSYSGEHVYLMNVNHSGGTAVRYTIGDTSKLMTFAPTLNGLELQPLPSCVFKHQSHSKTNGSSMLEKCRKLVQIAEKSLEEGTCYFYGIEACNEVLDGHGRVIGPTLRHECLCIRAALLLKRKWKNDVHMAIRDCFNARRIDSSSFRALYYMSEALSRLGKHKEALEFSIAAQCSAPGNTEVAALMEDIRKNLATDYICICCIFACPAEAGKSSKDNDGATRSETRNGRALSLSDILYHSEANSDASHDGPGSDREDSDYDEELELDFETSVSGDEGRDVEPNILHGSLNLRIHRRGDSARDSSCTNGSCGSPSSSQNDRTPYQPETVIDMKQRYVGHCNVGTDIKQASFLGQRGDYVASGSDDGRWFIWEKQTGRLIKMLLGDEAVVNCIQCHPFDCVVATSGIDNTIKIWTPSASVPSIVAGGAAGPETSNVLEAMESNQRRLCHNREAILPFELLERFRMHEFTEGTLHPFECAQS